The Sorangiineae bacterium MSr11367 genome window below encodes:
- a CDS encoding pyridoxal phosphate-dependent aminotransferase: MPQGLAKRLSVIVPSITLQVSARANDLRSRGIDVVNFGVGEPDFEPPAFILDAAKKAIDAGQTSKYTAVTGIAALKQAICAATEKKRGFLPTPDQITVSVGAKHSLFNVALACYEEGDEILIPTPCWVSYPEQVRMFGAEPVLVPTSQENGWRLTPDDLARALTPRTKAVILCTPSNPTGSAYTEEQLSALLEVLRKHDCYIVVDEIYGDLVYDGFRHVSAAKIAPDLLSRLIIIDGVSKSYAMTGWRIGWSIAPKPLAKACDVVQGQSTTNPTAVAQHAAVAALTGPQEEVEAMRGVFQKRRDLIVSALNAIPGVRCRTPEGAFYAFPDCRGLYGIHYKGKPISNDEDLAFFLLEKAHVAAVPGGAFGAPGYLRFSYATSEDRIAKGIASMRAAVEAARQEGQSASAG, translated from the coding sequence GTGCCTCAAGGTCTAGCGAAACGCCTCAGCGTGATTGTTCCGAGCATCACGCTGCAAGTGAGCGCGAGGGCGAATGATCTGCGCTCGCGTGGGATCGACGTCGTGAACTTCGGAGTGGGTGAGCCCGACTTCGAGCCCCCCGCCTTCATTCTCGATGCGGCCAAGAAGGCCATCGACGCGGGGCAGACGTCGAAGTACACGGCGGTGACCGGCATCGCAGCACTCAAGCAGGCCATTTGCGCGGCGACGGAGAAGAAGCGCGGCTTCTTGCCGACGCCCGATCAGATCACGGTGAGCGTGGGCGCGAAGCACTCGCTCTTCAACGTGGCCCTCGCCTGTTACGAAGAAGGCGACGAGATCCTCATCCCGACGCCCTGCTGGGTGAGCTACCCCGAGCAGGTGCGCATGTTCGGCGCCGAGCCGGTGCTCGTGCCCACCAGCCAAGAAAACGGCTGGCGTCTCACGCCGGACGATCTCGCGCGCGCGCTCACCCCGCGCACGAAGGCGGTCATTCTGTGCACGCCGTCGAACCCCACGGGCTCCGCGTACACCGAAGAGCAACTCAGCGCGCTGCTCGAGGTGCTGCGCAAGCACGACTGCTACATCGTGGTGGACGAGATTTACGGCGACTTGGTGTACGACGGCTTCCGTCACGTCTCCGCCGCGAAGATCGCGCCCGACTTGCTTTCGCGCCTCATCATCATCGACGGCGTGTCGAAGTCGTACGCGATGACGGGCTGGCGCATCGGCTGGTCCATCGCCCCGAAGCCGCTCGCGAAGGCGTGCGACGTGGTGCAAGGCCAGAGCACGACGAACCCCACCGCGGTTGCGCAGCATGCCGCCGTGGCCGCGCTCACCGGCCCGCAGGAAGAAGTGGAAGCGATGCGCGGCGTGTTCCAGAAGCGTCGCGATCTCATCGTCTCGGCGCTCAATGCCATTCCGGGCGTGCGCTGCCGCACCCCCGAGGGCGCCTTCTACGCCTTCCCCGACTGCCGCGGTCTGTACGGCATCCACTACAAGGGCAAGCCCATCTCGAACGACGAAGACCTCGCGTTCTTCCTCCTCGAGAAGGCCCACGTCGCCGCCGTCCCCGGCGGAGCCTTCGGCGCCCCGGGCTACCTCCGTTTCAGCTACGCCACGAGCGAAGACCGTATCGCCAAGGGCATTGCCTCGATGCGCGCGGCCGTCGAAGCCGCGCGCCAAGAAGGCCAATCCGCCTCGGCGGGTTAG
- a CDS encoding protein kinase — protein MAGRYRLEARAGEGGMGVVYRARHVLIDRLVALKLIRPDLRGETHLRAWMLREARAANRVDHAHIIDIHDIGETEEGELYLVMEYLVGTALSTELARGPMALARSLDILEQMTAALARAHDLGVVHRDLKSDNILLSTRGGRKDFVKILDFGLAHLAMDPRLAPKGAVFGTPEYMSPEQARGEEAVPQSDLYALGILFFEMLTGQLPFRSSDRETLLEMQRAQAAPKPRAIKPDVLPAAEVIVLKLLEKDRRKRFQDAHHLHEELKSLQRSIPSTAWEVNTVGELAPPPPPPPPQSPGVTEWANRAALFSRMVSRAYPSANAPADLQAAVAQAWDLAARASRLEGEVASHTRKLESLERRGRALRAEIGRKVEELAHEESRALRDVTGEQHEAARIRELVQVAERASASAKAQAESALTQGLGLVQLRATFERSGAAAALVEARKEHLAEREQKAGIKDAHARDLRRQIEELRAQLSRYAEALEEDLAQGREKVAARTREGLAFEKAFSEVSTLLLNHLKGKPEVRDLLQELMENMHGQPNTPHITSKANYGPESRNP, from the coding sequence GTGGCTGGACGCTATCGACTGGAAGCGCGCGCCGGCGAAGGGGGAATGGGCGTCGTTTACCGAGCGCGCCATGTACTGATCGATCGGCTCGTCGCGCTGAAGCTCATCAGGCCTGATCTGCGGGGTGAGACGCACCTGCGCGCGTGGATGCTGCGCGAAGCGCGCGCCGCAAACCGTGTCGATCACGCGCACATCATCGACATTCACGATATTGGCGAAACCGAGGAGGGCGAGCTCTATCTCGTCATGGAGTACCTCGTCGGCACGGCGCTCTCGACGGAGCTGGCACGCGGGCCAATGGCCTTGGCGCGAAGCTTGGACATCCTCGAGCAGATGACCGCCGCCTTGGCACGCGCCCACGATTTGGGCGTCGTCCACCGCGACCTGAAGAGCGACAACATTCTGCTGTCGACGCGCGGAGGTCGGAAAGACTTCGTGAAGATCCTCGACTTCGGGCTCGCGCACCTCGCGATGGATCCGCGCCTCGCGCCCAAGGGCGCGGTGTTCGGAACGCCCGAGTACATGTCGCCGGAGCAGGCCCGCGGCGAAGAAGCCGTGCCGCAGAGCGACCTTTACGCGCTGGGCATTCTCTTTTTCGAGATGCTCACCGGCCAGCTGCCCTTCCGCTCGAGCGATCGCGAGACGTTGCTCGAGATGCAGCGCGCGCAGGCGGCGCCGAAGCCGCGCGCCATCAAGCCGGACGTGCTGCCCGCGGCGGAAGTCATCGTGCTGAAGCTGCTCGAGAAGGATCGGCGCAAGCGCTTCCAGGATGCGCACCATCTGCACGAGGAGCTGAAGTCGCTCCAGCGCTCCATCCCCAGCACCGCGTGGGAGGTGAACACGGTGGGCGAGCTCGCGCCGCCGCCGCCCCCTCCCCCGCCGCAGTCGCCGGGCGTGACCGAATGGGCGAACCGCGCGGCACTGTTCTCGCGCATGGTGAGCCGTGCGTACCCGTCGGCGAATGCGCCGGCGGATCTGCAGGCCGCGGTCGCGCAAGCGTGGGATCTGGCTGCGCGCGCAAGCCGTCTCGAGGGTGAGGTGGCAAGCCACACGCGCAAGCTGGAGTCGCTGGAGCGGCGCGGTCGCGCGCTGCGTGCGGAAATTGGTCGCAAGGTGGAGGAGCTCGCGCACGAGGAATCGCGCGCGCTGCGCGACGTGACGGGCGAGCAGCACGAGGCAGCGCGCATCCGCGAGCTGGTGCAAGTCGCCGAGCGCGCGTCGGCGTCGGCCAAGGCGCAAGCCGAGAGTGCGCTCACGCAGGGGCTCGGCCTGGTCCAGCTTCGCGCGACGTTCGAGCGCTCGGGCGCCGCCGCGGCGTTGGTGGAGGCGCGCAAGGAGCACCTCGCCGAACGCGAGCAGAAGGCGGGCATCAAGGATGCGCACGCGCGCGATCTGCGCCGTCAAATCGAAGAGCTTCGCGCGCAGCTATCACGCTACGCCGAGGCGCTCGAGGAAGACTTGGCCCAAGGCCGCGAAAAAGTCGCCGCCCGCACGCGCGAAGGCCTCGCCTTCGAGAAGGCCTTCAGCGAAGTATCCACGCTGCTGTTGAACCATCTCAAGGGCAAGCCCGAGGTGCGCGATCTCCTGCAAGAGCTCATGGAGAACATGCACGGCCAGCCCAACACGCCGCACATCACCTCGAAAGCGAACTACGGCCCCGAAAGCCGCAATCCCTAA
- a CDS encoding twin-arginine translocase TatA/TatE family subunit, producing the protein MIIALIAVVLFGAGRLADIGKGLGQGIKHFKKGLKEAEEVGKDDEEVAPKKLPEKKEA; encoded by the coding sequence TTGATCATCGCGTTGATCGCCGTCGTGCTGTTCGGTGCCGGCCGTCTTGCCGATATTGGCAAAGGTCTCGGTCAGGGCATCAAGCACTTCAAGAAGGGCCTCAAAGAAGCTGAAGAGGTCGGCAAAGACGACGAGGAAGTCGCGCCGAAAAAGTTGCCCGAGAAGAAAGAAGCCTGA
- a CDS encoding DUF1232 domain-containing protein — protein sequence MTDSVDPRYLELFPAWLRSLGEDVAAFGEIIQGGYSEPVKQYAAAGLNYLFKSLDLIPDGIDDLGFCDDAFVLRVAAALAIQEDAAAKDGTLGRLASDTEALRDFLGEDYERLEAYVKTLRKGAARGRTVEDILNDETIRASFLTEVNAWSQAFQPPGFTRDPKTLIKLRAFLSAKLP from the coding sequence ATGACAGATTCGGTCGATCCGCGTTATCTCGAGCTCTTTCCCGCGTGGCTTCGCTCGCTGGGCGAAGACGTCGCGGCGTTCGGCGAGATCATCCAAGGTGGATATTCGGAGCCGGTCAAACAATACGCGGCCGCCGGATTGAATTACCTCTTCAAGTCGCTCGACTTGATCCCCGATGGCATCGACGATCTCGGGTTCTGCGACGACGCCTTCGTGCTCCGCGTGGCCGCGGCCCTCGCGATTCAAGAGGACGCGGCAGCCAAGGACGGCACCTTGGGCCGTCTGGCCAGCGATACGGAAGCATTGCGCGATTTCCTCGGCGAGGATTACGAGCGCCTCGAGGCGTACGTGAAGACACTGCGCAAGGGCGCCGCACGCGGCCGCACCGTCGAAGACATTCTGAACGACGAGACGATCCGCGCTTCGTTCTTGACCGAGGTGAATGCCTGGTCGCAGGCCTTTCAGCCGCCGGGCTTCACGCGCGATCCAAAGACGCTCATCAAGCTCCGCGCTTTCCTGAGCGCAAAGCTACCGTAG
- a CDS encoding serine/threonine protein kinase — protein sequence MGSVYAATSLETGQSVAIKVLHREFLSDAGVLSRFLEEGRTCQKLVHPNIVRVFGTGHARVDGASQVHAELPFLVMELLEGVPLSAYTKNGGRVPLTQAVPIVQAVLFGLAAAHAEGIVHRDLKPENVFLAREPNGQFIVKILDFGIAKVMDEAGGMGKKTSTGMLLGTPAYMSPEQIKNSKDVDPRSDLFSLGVLFYEMLAGAPAFPAPNEFAKLSAVLTTEPEPIERIDPKLAFLTPFIAQSIAKDRQQRFQSAAAMMHALAAVLGHDSGTAPQAGPGGSHSRAQAQPLSQLPEVPFTATARVAQTPFTGGVPPRLSEKPPSIVASEAIISASPIPMPAQAGVAPHAEPGVGTLASAGAGISDARRRLLDMPISSSDTLASARGNQHPAHEPPPQVVLVAPSSGSGALSSGDSRGVAPWVVAALVAAALLAGFILGFAVARAM from the coding sequence ATGGGAAGCGTGTACGCGGCCACGTCCCTCGAGACAGGCCAGTCGGTGGCCATCAAAGTGCTCCACCGGGAGTTCCTCTCCGATGCGGGGGTGCTCTCGCGCTTCCTGGAGGAGGGGCGCACTTGCCAAAAGCTGGTGCATCCCAACATCGTGCGCGTGTTCGGCACCGGCCACGCGCGCGTGGATGGCGCCTCCCAAGTGCATGCCGAATTGCCGTTTCTCGTGATGGAGCTCCTCGAGGGCGTACCGCTCAGCGCGTACACGAAGAACGGCGGTCGCGTGCCACTCACGCAGGCCGTGCCCATCGTTCAGGCGGTGCTCTTCGGCCTGGCCGCCGCCCACGCCGAGGGCATCGTCCACCGCGATTTGAAGCCGGAGAACGTCTTCCTGGCGCGCGAGCCCAATGGGCAATTCATCGTGAAGATTCTCGACTTCGGCATCGCCAAGGTGATGGACGAAGCCGGCGGCATGGGAAAGAAGACGAGCACCGGCATGCTGCTCGGGACGCCGGCGTACATGAGCCCGGAGCAGATCAAGAACTCCAAGGACGTCGACCCGCGTTCGGATTTGTTCTCGCTGGGGGTGCTCTTTTACGAGATGCTCGCGGGCGCCCCGGCTTTCCCTGCGCCCAACGAATTTGCGAAGCTGTCCGCCGTCCTGACGACGGAGCCCGAGCCCATCGAGCGTATCGATCCGAAGCTCGCGTTTCTCACGCCGTTCATTGCGCAGTCGATCGCCAAGGATCGCCAGCAACGATTCCAATCGGCCGCGGCGATGATGCATGCCTTGGCGGCGGTGTTGGGCCACGATTCAGGAACGGCCCCGCAAGCGGGTCCTGGGGGTTCGCACAGTCGGGCGCAGGCGCAGCCGCTCTCGCAGCTTCCCGAGGTGCCATTCACGGCCACGGCGCGCGTGGCGCAGACGCCGTTCACCGGCGGTGTGCCGCCGCGGTTGTCGGAGAAGCCGCCCTCGATCGTCGCGAGCGAGGCAATCATTTCCGCGTCGCCCATTCCGATGCCTGCGCAGGCAGGAGTGGCCCCGCATGCGGAGCCTGGGGTGGGAACGCTTGCCAGTGCGGGGGCGGGCATTTCGGATGCGCGCCGTCGCCTTTTGGACATGCCCATCTCGTCGAGCGATACGCTGGCGAGCGCCCGTGGGAATCAGCATCCGGCGCACGAGCCTCCGCCGCAGGTGGTACTGGTGGCACCGTCTTCCGGCTCCGGTGCACTGTCATCGGGTGACTCGCGCGGTGTCGCGCCTTGGGTCGTTGCGGCGTTGGTGGCGGCGGCGCTGCTGGCCGGTTTTATTCTGGGTTTCGCCGTCGCCCGGGCGATGTAG
- a CDS encoding radical SAM protein — MMALFEGGTPNEPGAARALYERALGEPNAALRWCVDAANIGLLSRAVRELDATTALEVVLPAHDEAPDRTVVADEGMLVPTLRRLREQRPEGLAFTMTNGRPYVLPPPALDISTNDLCGLKCIMCGNRASRRDPHTISVDDVRALVDEAAAWGIRRVALTGAGEPFRDPAMLEHVAYANARGHLVTITSNGFPISEKMAADLAQRNVSISMSIHGATEATHDAIVGVPTAAEHAWRAVRRLVRARDGRPDSKLRVNVSSVIQRDNLGEIPALVRRAREEGCNGINLQPVNLQHGFLKAGAIVRRDDIGAMSRLWPVDRAELDRVFEELSTLKPECGRFLHASLERLALLRRYFDDPSRDALGVTCRVGESFLAVDHRGQIKPCYRLPWSYGDARFQRLRPLWNSEAYARTRALVESCPLTCMNNCFFRKEAAS; from the coding sequence ATGATGGCGCTCTTCGAAGGCGGCACGCCGAACGAACCGGGGGCGGCGCGGGCCCTCTACGAGCGCGCGCTTGGCGAACCGAATGCCGCCCTTCGGTGGTGCGTCGACGCGGCGAACATCGGCCTCTTGTCCCGCGCGGTGCGCGAGCTCGATGCGACGACCGCGCTCGAGGTGGTGCTCCCCGCGCACGACGAAGCGCCGGATCGCACCGTGGTGGCCGACGAGGGTATGCTCGTTCCCACCTTGCGGCGCCTTCGCGAGCAGCGGCCGGAAGGGCTCGCCTTCACCATGACGAACGGGCGGCCTTACGTATTGCCGCCGCCGGCGCTGGACATCTCGACCAACGACCTTTGCGGCTTGAAATGCATCATGTGCGGCAACCGTGCCTCGCGCCGCGATCCGCACACCATCTCGGTCGACGACGTGCGCGCGCTCGTCGACGAAGCTGCGGCGTGGGGCATCCGCCGCGTGGCCCTTACGGGTGCGGGTGAGCCCTTTCGCGATCCCGCGATGCTGGAGCACGTGGCCTACGCCAACGCGCGCGGGCACCTGGTGACCATCACCTCGAACGGCTTCCCCATCTCCGAGAAGATGGCCGCCGACCTCGCCCAGCGCAATGTCTCCATCTCCATGTCCATCCACGGCGCGACGGAGGCCACGCACGACGCCATCGTGGGCGTGCCCACGGCCGCCGAGCATGCGTGGCGCGCGGTGCGGCGCCTCGTGCGTGCGCGCGATGGCCGGCCGGACTCGAAGCTCCGTGTGAACGTCTCCAGCGTCATCCAGCGCGACAACCTCGGCGAAATCCCTGCACTGGTTCGGCGCGCCCGCGAAGAGGGGTGCAATGGCATCAACCTTCAGCCGGTCAACCTGCAGCACGGCTTTCTCAAGGCCGGGGCCATCGTCCGCCGCGACGACATCGGTGCGATGTCGCGCCTCTGGCCCGTGGACCGCGCCGAGCTCGATCGCGTTTTCGAAGAGCTCTCGACCCTGAAGCCCGAATGCGGCCGGTTCCTGCATGCCTCCCTGGAGCGGCTCGCGCTGCTCCGCCGCTACTTCGACGACCCCTCCCGCGACGCGCTCGGTGTGACCTGCCGCGTGGGCGAGTCGTTCCTCGCCGTCGATCACCGCGGCCAGATCAAACCATGTTACCGCCTGCCATGGTCCTACGGGGATGCGCGCTTTCAGCGCCTGCGTCCACTTTGGAACAGCGAAGCGTACGCGCGAACGCGCGCCCTGGTCGAGAGCTGTCCGCTCACGTGCATGAACAATTGCTTCTTTCGCAAGGAGGCCGCCTCGTGA
- a CDS encoding glycosyltransferase: MKIAFHAINGVGLGHLVRVLALANEVRGLVPGVKLLVVTNARDTSALTRARIDFVAFPPRLHEPHADPGRVDSALPPALEEAALLAVFETFAPDLVVFDTHAPMSVVRQLRGPRTVLVLRELRPEALRAFVASGAPAWFDRIVVPHDPEDVDMPLEGVPVSIVGHVVSANALVALNVHAGAPGPGTLVVAMAGGGGQPLDAARYTRAVADAHLLARARVPALETVLVLGPYGEIPAHVEDVPGLSIRRAVADLPGLLARAQLVISQAGYNAIAEIRALARPAIVIPGFRKAEDQRARARRLVRTGAAVMARPEARSIADRIEALLSTPGALEAMRRAHEAYPLVPRNRDAAEAVLRPVWRGAGPLRRAVLVAHDFAPRVGGMETVARALAEGLLARGVEVRVYTMNRLGAATASGLPAGVVRPLYAPPAGGRGIDLEADLLTTIDAALEDAPDVIHLCHAGLGPWVPELRAVFPSVVTAHVHGNDLLAPWVHHGREPDAYRAALIEGLSGADAVLCVSHFSAQAARDVGVSPERLQVVENHVDADRFAPGPRDEALARRLGVQADDEVWLTVSRLAPRKGHRTVLRALAAVASQRPRLKYVFTGESDERRAELLAYAASLGLGARVVAAGFVAEEELPALFRLADVFILVPDGDERTDVEGFGVALLEAAASGIPAIATSVGGVPEALEDGVSGVLVPKGDDAALARAALRFLEDRELAKAVGARARARVTSRFSQVQAVERVVGVWEARLQGARPTRPGPSLVHAAREQAGKRRRERTRRLDVMKGHIARGKIVRLRAMGTGARLLPDALADCATLGHAPRVEMKLRRFLDADFAAYALPSLESVELVHGVPHALGPALLEKVRRLPDAALAKVRSVRIFLTTEARERSELALSAVTEAHAMRKALRERGVLVVPPPELMRYMSEVPAGGPETGMIEPTNLCNLECPTCPTGKGKIAPRPPMTLRQFDDVIGALAPRMKNVALWNYGEPLLHRELPAMIARAKSAGVRVVKVSSNVHFLNETRGQALLGSGLDVLILSVDGASQETYATFRKGGDFAKVKANVAWLCAEKKRRNLAKPRIELQFIAMRHNEHELPEMRRLAHELGVDRLRIKTVNAEDDESRHLVPKELLLSRYRADGRSHNRLHPFCTMAWDHTVVNVDGSVTPCCYLRPDMGAEFVMGNVFETSFAEIWRGEKYRAFRAAMLDGRAAMPVCGTCRGGTHDLVAAVEEVSAS; encoded by the coding sequence GTGAAGATCGCATTTCATGCGATCAACGGCGTAGGACTCGGGCACCTCGTGCGCGTCTTGGCCCTGGCCAACGAAGTGCGCGGCCTCGTGCCCGGGGTAAAGCTTCTGGTGGTGACCAATGCGCGTGACACGTCGGCACTCACCCGCGCGCGCATCGACTTCGTGGCGTTTCCTCCGCGGCTGCACGAGCCGCACGCCGACCCGGGGCGGGTCGATTCGGCGCTGCCGCCCGCGCTGGAGGAGGCGGCCCTTTTGGCCGTGTTCGAGACGTTCGCGCCGGACCTGGTGGTCTTCGACACGCACGCGCCGATGTCCGTGGTTCGGCAGCTCCGCGGCCCGCGCACGGTCCTCGTGCTTCGCGAATTGCGCCCCGAGGCGCTGCGCGCGTTCGTCGCGAGCGGGGCGCCGGCATGGTTCGATCGCATCGTGGTGCCGCACGATCCGGAGGACGTGGACATGCCGCTCGAAGGTGTGCCCGTCTCCATCGTGGGGCACGTGGTGAGCGCGAACGCGCTGGTCGCGCTCAACGTGCACGCTGGGGCGCCGGGGCCGGGCACGCTCGTCGTGGCCATGGCCGGCGGTGGAGGGCAGCCGCTCGATGCCGCGCGGTACACGCGCGCCGTGGCCGATGCGCACCTCCTCGCGCGGGCGCGTGTCCCGGCGCTGGAAACGGTGCTCGTGCTCGGTCCGTACGGGGAGATCCCCGCGCACGTCGAAGATGTCCCGGGCCTCTCCATTCGACGCGCCGTGGCCGATTTGCCGGGGCTCCTGGCGCGGGCCCAGCTCGTGATTTCGCAGGCGGGGTACAACGCCATCGCGGAGATCCGCGCGCTCGCCCGGCCGGCCATCGTGATCCCGGGATTTCGCAAGGCCGAAGATCAGCGCGCGCGGGCGAGACGCCTCGTGCGGACCGGTGCCGCGGTCATGGCGCGGCCGGAGGCACGGTCCATCGCGGATCGGATCGAGGCCCTGCTGTCGACACCGGGCGCGCTCGAGGCCATGCGGCGCGCCCATGAAGCGTATCCCCTGGTGCCGCGCAACCGCGACGCGGCGGAGGCGGTGCTTCGACCCGTGTGGCGCGGGGCGGGGCCACTCCGTCGTGCCGTGCTGGTCGCACACGATTTTGCACCGCGGGTTGGCGGCATGGAGACGGTGGCGCGCGCGCTCGCCGAAGGGTTGCTCGCGCGTGGGGTCGAGGTGCGGGTTTACACCATGAATCGGCTCGGTGCGGCGACGGCGAGCGGCCTCCCGGCGGGCGTCGTGCGCCCGCTGTATGCACCGCCTGCGGGCGGCCGCGGTATCGACTTGGAGGCGGACCTGCTGACGACCATCGATGCCGCCCTGGAGGACGCGCCCGATGTCATTCACCTGTGCCACGCGGGCCTGGGCCCATGGGTACCGGAGCTCCGTGCGGTGTTTCCCAGCGTGGTCACCGCCCACGTGCACGGCAACGATCTGCTCGCACCGTGGGTGCACCATGGCCGCGAGCCCGACGCGTACCGCGCCGCGCTGATCGAGGGGCTCTCCGGGGCCGATGCGGTGCTCTGCGTGTCCCACTTCTCTGCGCAGGCGGCGCGTGACGTTGGCGTATCGCCGGAGCGCCTCCAGGTGGTGGAAAACCACGTCGACGCCGACCGGTTCGCGCCGGGCCCGCGGGACGAGGCACTGGCGCGCCGGCTCGGCGTGCAAGCGGACGACGAGGTGTGGCTCACCGTGTCGCGCCTCGCCCCTCGAAAGGGGCATCGCACCGTGTTGCGAGCCCTCGCGGCGGTGGCGTCGCAGCGTCCGCGCTTGAAATACGTCTTCACCGGCGAGAGCGACGAGCGGCGCGCGGAGCTGCTCGCGTACGCCGCGTCGTTGGGCCTCGGTGCGCGCGTGGTGGCGGCGGGGTTCGTGGCGGAGGAGGAGCTTCCGGCGCTCTTCCGCCTCGCGGACGTGTTCATCTTGGTGCCGGACGGTGACGAGCGCACGGACGTCGAGGGCTTTGGGGTCGCATTGCTCGAGGCGGCCGCCAGTGGCATTCCGGCCATTGCCACCTCGGTGGGCGGCGTCCCCGAGGCGCTGGAGGACGGCGTGAGCGGCGTGCTCGTGCCCAAGGGCGACGATGCCGCGTTGGCGCGGGCGGCCCTTCGGTTTCTCGAGGATCGCGAGCTCGCCAAGGCCGTCGGCGCGCGTGCGCGTGCGCGGGTGACGTCGCGCTTTTCGCAAGTGCAGGCCGTCGAGCGCGTGGTGGGGGTGTGGGAAGCACGGTTGCAGGGGGCGAGGCCGACGCGTCCCGGCCCGAGCCTCGTGCACGCGGCCCGGGAGCAGGCGGGCAAGAGGCGACGGGAGCGGACCCGGCGCCTCGACGTCATGAAGGGGCACATCGCCCGCGGGAAGATCGTGCGGCTGCGGGCGATGGGCACCGGGGCGAGGCTCTTGCCCGATGCGCTCGCGGATTGCGCAACCTTGGGCCACGCGCCGCGTGTCGAAATGAAGCTGCGGCGGTTTCTCGATGCGGATTTCGCGGCCTACGCGCTTCCGAGCCTCGAATCGGTGGAGCTCGTGCACGGTGTGCCGCACGCGCTCGGGCCGGCGCTTTTGGAAAAGGTGCGCCGGCTGCCCGATGCGGCGCTGGCCAAGGTGCGCTCGGTGCGCATCTTCTTGACCACCGAGGCGCGCGAGCGCAGCGAACTCGCGCTCTCGGCGGTCACCGAGGCGCACGCCATGCGCAAGGCGCTGCGCGAGCGCGGTGTCCTGGTCGTGCCGCCGCCCGAGTTGATGCGCTACATGTCCGAGGTGCCCGCGGGTGGCCCCGAGACCGGCATGATCGAGCCGACGAATCTCTGCAACCTCGAGTGCCCCACGTGCCCCACGGGCAAGGGCAAAATCGCGCCGCGTCCGCCGATGACCTTGCGCCAATTCGACGACGTCATCGGCGCGCTCGCCCCGCGCATGAAGAACGTCGCCCTGTGGAACTACGGCGAGCCGCTCTTGCACCGCGAACTCCCCGCGATGATCGCGCGCGCCAAAAGCGCCGGCGTGCGCGTGGTGAAAGTCTCGTCCAACGTGCACTTCTTGAACGAAACGCGCGGGCAGGCGCTCCTCGGCTCCGGGCTCGACGTGCTCATTCTGAGCGTGGACGGCGCGAGCCAGGAAACCTATGCCACCTTTCGAAAGGGCGGCGATTTTGCCAAGGTGAAGGCGAACGTCGCCTGGCTCTGCGCCGAGAAGAAACGGCGCAATCTGGCCAAGCCACGCATCGAGCTGCAGTTCATCGCCATGCGGCACAACGAGCACGAGCTGCCCGAGATGCGACGCCTCGCGCACGAGTTGGGCGTCGATCGGCTGCGCATCAAGACGGTGAACGCCGAGGACGATGAAAGCCGGCACCTCGTTCCCAAGGAGCTGCTCCTTTCGCGCTACCGCGCCGACGGCCGCTCGCACAATCGGCTGCATCCGTTCTGCACGATGGCGTGGGACCACACCGTGGTGAACGTGGACGGCTCCGTGACGCCGTGTTGCTACCTCCGGCCCGATATGGGGGCCGAGTTCGTCATGGGCAACGTCTTCGAGACGTCCTTTGCCGAGATCTGGCGCGGCGAGAAGTACCGGGCCTTCCGCGCGGCCATGCTCGACGGGCGCGCCGCCATGCCGGTGTGCGGCACCTGCCGCGGCGGCACGCACGACTTGGTCGCCGCCGTCGAGGAGGTCAGCGCGTCATGA